Proteins encoded by one window of Cannabis sativa cultivar Pink pepper isolate KNU-18-1 chromosome 4, ASM2916894v1, whole genome shotgun sequence:
- the LOC133036776 gene encoding G2/mitotic-specific cyclin S13-6-like: NPVIGIGEAVIGGGENKLHKKNPVAHDGKNRRALGYIGNMVPAARGGVEGKPNRPMTRVFMRNYLLTMKSLELLRRTSMLFSNYAMQKQMVVPDDGRRIEALEANKINKIVNVKPKPIEVINLSSNTEKVKKKPEKPLNNMEKEVEVGGGALRKKAPTLTSVLIARSKVYLSFPFFSQLFGRIR, encoded by the exons AATCCCGTTATTGGAATAGGTGAGGCAGTCATCGGTGGTGGAGAAAACAAGCTGCACAAGAAGAACCCAGTGGCCCACGATGGGAAAAATCGCAGAGCTCTTGGTTATATTGGGAATATGGTACCTGCTGCTAGAGGAGGAGTTGAAGGCAAACCTAATCGCCCCATGACAag AGTTTTTATGCGTAATTATTTGCTAACGATGAAGTCGCTAGAGTTGCTGAGAAGAACAAG TATGCTCTTTTCAAACTATGCTATGCAGAAACAGATGGTAGTTCCTGATGATGGGAGAAGAATTGAGGCACTAGAGGCCAACAAAATTAATAAGATCGTTAATGTTAAGCCTAAGCCCATAGAGGTGATTAATCTATCCTCAAACACAGAGAAAGTCAAGAAGAAGCCTGAGAAGCCTTTGAACAACATGGAAAAAGAAGTAGAAGTTGGGGGAGGGGCCTTAAGAAAGAAAGCACCAACACTTACTTCAGTTCTTATTGCTAGAAGCAAGGTATATTTGAGCTTTCCCTTCTTTTCACAATTATTTGGTCGTATACGTTGA